ACATCGGAGTATACACCAGGGTTCCGCCAACGGCGTCTGTCGCCTTCTCGAGGATATCATGGAATCTCCTGATGCGGTCGCTTTTCCCCACTCCTTGAAACTCCAAAACGGGTCGGTCGTTTTTGAGACTCAGCGTTGCTTGACTCCCTGATTTGTGTCAGCAAAATTTGCAATTTGCTATTTTAACCCGAATGTAGGCAGAATTATTACCATCATGGGACATGATGAGAAACACTTGGGTATTTCCTAAAAGCCCCGTTTTGGAGAACGGTCCGAGCAGCCTGCTCTTCCACAAGCCCATTGCCTCTTGAGTTCGCTCAACCAGCGACTTGTCAGGGGAATGGCTGCCTGGCAGAAGATCCAGCACGCACTGCAGCAGTGTGGAAAATGCATGTGGCATGGTGCCCTCTTGGATTATATAGCCGTCAAGCGGATTCGCAAGGCCCTTTCTGTTGTCGATGGCACAGGTAATGGTTGGACCGACGGGGTTTGCTGGATCTGGCGACGCCTTTCCGAGAGCGTTTACTTCTTGTTTGCAGTTGTGTCTGTAAGAAAGGTATTCTGTCAGCTTTTGAATACTATCAGAGAACAAGGTATTAAGTAATTGCTGACCCAAATGCTAGCACGTCTCCATTGCCGCTCATTCCACGGCCAACCCAGTCGCTCATACTTAAACCCATCTGCTTGCTTCGCAGTAGGATTTCTGTAGTGCCAATCGAACCGGCACCGAGGAAGACGGCTTTCTTTGCGTGAACCCACATCAGATCACCATAAGTGTTTTCTGCTGCGAACCGTTCACGACCGCGGCCATGCCACGCAAAGTAGATCAAGTAACCGCCGCGCTCATCTTGCACCTTTTCGATATACCTCACCTCGCACTTGCAGAACATTTCGGCACCCCAATTCCACGCATCGGCGAGATACGTCACTAGAGTTGTGGTTTTCGAGCCGTCATTCAGGCCTGTGCTATCTTGTCCCGTGAGTGTTGACGCTGACATGTTGACCCCTGAACTATTGGGGCCAGGTCGGAAACGTGTTGTAAGAGGAACTTTGCAGAACTTGTCGGCTAGCCCAAGAACATTGGCTTGCTTGTAGAGGAtttccgtcttcttgagTGCTGGCCAGTCGTCCGGATATGTTTCCGGCTCAAGCACATCTCTGACTTTTTGGTAGTCTAGACAAAGAGTTAATTCAAGTGAGTTCCCCCATGATGACAGCGCAACAAGGGAACCAagggtatatatatatataagggAGGAGAAACTCACACTTATCCAAATGTTCAGGGTCTTTTCGAATTTCGGGGGGCCAAAAGCCCGTCTTGAGGATTTCTTTGTCTGCTTCGAGGAATACATTTGCGTTGATTAGGCTTGCACCTCCTAGCCCTGTGAGGCGGCGTTATACAAAGATCAGTATATATTCCATCGTAACGAACGATTAGAGAGATGCGATGCAGGGAAGTTGTGACGTACCATTACCAAGAATAACACTCTGATCACGACCAAAAAAGAGATTAAACATGCCAGTGGGATTACCGCTGTTGATAGCAATTTTACCAAGGGAACTCGGAGTGAGATCGCCCGTAAATCGCCATTGTTTTAATGTTTCCATTGAGTCAGTGGGATACTCCCCGGGccatctttcttctcctcgctcCAACAAGCAAACGGACTGGCCTGCTCTCGCCATGCGCGAGGCAGCAATGGAACCTCCATAGCCAGATCCTATAACAACGCAATCATATGAATGTCGCAGAAGCTCTACGGGTTTCGAAATTCGAGGAAATGGATTTTTAGGGATGTCGTCTGAGTTGGGGAGAGATTCGGAACAGGCCGAGAGaccagaggaggaggaggcatcgTCCTCTGACACAATGGAGGCGGTCAATGGCGGAGTaggatacatgtattcatCATGCATGTATTCATTTGCCTTCCATATCGGCTGGTAGTCACCATATACGTTGACAGGGGGGACCCCAAGGTCATCGATATATTGCTCCTGTTGGTCCAGGAGGAGATGGTGTTGCAATGTTAATGTCGATGCAGGAGATTGGTTGTGGGTAGGTTTTTGCATCTTGTGCGCAAAACCATCCCGGCATgacttggccatggcaaacCGAAAATCCCCGACGGCAGGCTCAGTGAAGATACTCTGCGTGCATAGACCACAACTAGACGCCGTGGTGGTTGGTGGATGGAGGGACAATAGAAAGATAGTGTTGTTGGTCGTTGACAAGTCTCCACACTGTCAATTCATGAATAGAGTAAAAACGCCGCTCGTGGCAACAATGGGCAATAGTGTCTTAGGTTGTGCTCTAGATCAGaccggatgaagaagaggggagaTCCGTTCCATTTTTAACTCGTGGGAGAAGCTCGTTGTGCCATCTCTGttgcccagcttctcccacCACCGGCAGTTGTCGAGTCGTCCTCACCGGCCATTGTATCCACAAGAGGCGTAGCAGTTCAGCTAGTTACGTCCACTGCCGTCGATTTACAAGCATGACGATGCAGAAAATGGTAATATTTCAGGTTCCAGGGGCACGGGGTGTCATTGCAGCACGATGAATGCGGAGTTGAAGAGAATGTCACATCACTGGGGGGGATTTTGGAGGGGGGGTGGCATGGACCATTGGAGGCAGCCACCACGTTGAAAATCCAGGCCTGGAGCTCTAGATTCATCTTTTCCAAGCCATGGAACCGGCACATGTGAGAATCGAGTTGACCGAGAAGAGTGTGATTCGTATCTCTCTATTTCGCCGAggcagcctccatctccatagTCTTCTCTCGTGGAGTGGCGAGACTCCTTGGCGGCCCCCCGGTGGTGGATttaagacaaaaaaaaaaaagacttttctcttttgatcGAAGAAAAAGGTCAGCTGAAGAGATAAATGAAGTTAGTATTGTGAGAAATGATTGAATGGGTTATTGAGAGATGATTTGCCTCGTATGAGCTGAGAGAGGCTTGTTGAAGGCTTTTCCAGTTGTCTTGCCATATACAGtaagaaagatgatgaatgacTAAGCGAGTACatattgaaaagaaaaaagaatcatTCAATCAGCCAGCCTCATTGACCAGTCTAATTGCCGTAGCTCGTGATTCTTCGTCGCTGTGACTCTTGCTTGTGCGATGCCTTGCAGTGATTCGTCACCGTCTTATCGCGGGTcgacaagcaaaaaaaaaaacccttGGCGAGCTGGCGAACTCTCCGATCCGATCTGCGAGCGCTCGTTCCGTACCGTACATACGCATGAAAACCACCTGCACCCCTGTTGCTCTAAATACCATTGCAGGGAACAGGGTCGATTATAGCCCAGCAATTGGCTGTCCGGGGTGCTGGGAAACATGCTTGGCTCTCAGCTACGATGCTAagcatggcatcatcacatcCAACCGCCCCCGCGAGCAGGGGAACAGGGCCAATAATCTGCCTCATctggccttttctttcttttttcttcttcgcacAGCCCGAGTTTATTGCTTGCACTGCTGAACCCGCCTCGATTTATGCGTATTAGGAATCTACAGGAGATATTGATGATATCCACTAGTCTATGCCGCGCAGCTCTGGCTAACACTCACGACCCAACTACATGCGGAACAAGCCTTTGCCAGTGCCAGGGGGTTGGTCAGAGATCCGCCCAAAACGTGGTTTGACTCGGGTAGCTCGATGTTGCAGCATCACAAGTGGAGCCGGCAAGGTGCATGTGTTGACAGCTCTGCTGGCCCTGTCACTGAATGCAATGCGTTCGCAGCGGTTTCTCCATGCCATGTCTGTTCCCAGTGCCGGGCTAACTAACTTCAACCAGGGCTCAGTCCGAGACTTGACAGCCGCAAATGACGTTGTCGACGGGCGCAGTTCAGCAATAGCCAAGTTTCTCTCGTGTGTTTTggtctttgtcttgtcttgacACCCACCAAGGACAGGGCTAGGATCCTCCCCGTCACGCCCAGACCAGAATGGTCATCACCAGTCCATATTCTGGTTGGATACGGCTTGTTTCTCGACTCCGGGCGACCGGCTTGGGTTTGTACGGGTGCCCTGAGCTGAACCGCGGCGATAGACGAATATGTTGCTGTTGCAGCCTGGCAGCAAGTCTTTCATACCCCTCCTCCTTCGCAGAATCGTCGGTACGAACTCTCGATCAATATCCACCTGAATATGTAGACAggggagcaggaggaggggTGAGGGCATCATTATCGCCAGTACGCCGTTCAACCATTCATCAACTCCATATggcccccctcccccccaaTGCTTGCCGCTTCAGGAAAGCAATGCGTGATAGATGGCTTCCAAGATGTTGATTCGCCGGCTAATCAATAGTCGACATACGACTTTTGCACCGACATGCTGCCACTTGTAACAACATGCAAGCATGGAGTTGGAATTCGCTCGTTCTGCATGGCGGACCGCACCGCCCTAAACTCCAGCTCTGCTCCACCGTCGATGGTGTGTTTTCAATCACATCCTTCTCCGTAATTGGGTTGCAGCTCTACCATCCATTTCCGTTCTCAGCATCATGTCAACGGTGACACAGTCTCTCCGTGTTACACAAATCCCGCGGCTAACAACGTGGAGCCGCCACATCTCCGGTGACTTGCATCGGCCACCACGGAGGTCTCAGCTCGGCGACGTCTTGAGTGGGTTGAGTGGGCTCTgtcacacacacacacacacacacacacacacatccaCACTCTTGATGAGAGATATGCGACGGGGAAGGATTCTACAGTAGGAAGGCTAGATTCCACGGGATCCCTTGGATCCGAGTCCTATTCGTCGACGGGTGAATTACCTCGACCCAAACCGCATCAAATGCCGGAATAACCACCGTATCAGTTGAATCGTGTCTTGTGGATGTTGTTGGATTTATTAAACTTTGAGCTAGCTTCTCCCAAAagaccatcttcatcgacacATTGATATCGTTACAAATGCTGTGTGTGGATCATCCTGAGGAACATACGATAAGATAACCCTTTGTAATGTGTCTATCTATAGATGTGAAGTATACGAGTATAGATAAACAGAAACGGATGGGAACACCTTGTGATGTGACCGTAGATAACCTCTTGTCTCTGCCTCGGCAAGTCCTCCAGACCTTAAGCCATTCGTATTGATCGTATCCAGGTTCCCCAGTATTCATAGCAGGTTATTGCCTCATCATATGAAGATATCTCGCAAAAAGGAGATAAAAAAACTTGAAATCTGTCAACATCTAAACTCATGGGTTGCAATTGTCACACCGGGGTTGCATATACCCAGACTCAACGGGAAGCTaccaaatccatccattcccAGCTGTAACGGCAATATGCAGGTCGCTCCCATTTTGAGCATCTCCAGGGGTGGGCAGTGGACTGCGGAATCCTCGATTCAGCGAACAAGGAACGAACCATGTTCAGGGTATATCGAACTCTTTCTAGTATCAAATGCGTTATAAATCAGAGTTTCAAtgcgtactcgtataccccaaaatgtctttttttcacatGTGATAAGAATAAGTCGATTCATCACCTCGTCCGGCACTTGGTAGCATTCCACCAGTCGGCCAACGAATCCTCGACCAACCCTCCCCCCTGTCCAATTTAAGTAGGAAATGACAACTGACGAATCGTGGGACCCCCTTGCCGCTGGCATCCTCGCGTTATATTCGGCGCAGAAGAATTTTATCTCGGACGTATGCATAGAAGCGCCGTCGCAATGCGTGATGATAAAAAGGGTGGTGTTACATCGGAGTTCTCGCTTGCGATCCAGCAGACTGGTGTAAGTGGTCGTTTACATGGTGCTAGTAAGAAGCTTGACGTTGAGTGCAACTCAGATCTCACTAGctctgtttttctttcctttcctttcttttttgtctgAGACAAATAGGTCAAGAGACATGTCTTCAGCGGGCCAGAAGGCGCAATATGTCTCGGACTAAATCGGATTCGATGGGGTTGGATATCGGAGCTGCGTGCAACGTGGTCGACAATGATCATCAAAACGTATTGGGTTAGAACCGAACAATCAATCACACATCACCTTGATtaagaaacaagaagaaggaaaaagaaaaaatagcCAACCATGAAAATCACTAACCTGTCCCAATAGTAGCAACTACTAAGCTTTCTCTGTCCATGGAGTCGAAACCCATGGCCAGGGCGACCCTTGCTCAGCGCAACGGCCCGTGAAAGGAACCGCGGGAGCCGCTCGTCTCTTCCGTTTTTCATGAAACCTAGATTATTCTGGGCTAGAAAGCGTCTCCCATGCCATCGGGGGTtcccttgatcttcttgttTTGAGAAAGAGGCTGCAAAGCTAAGCTCCCATGACGTCTTGTTATTCACATTTGCATTATGCCTGAGCAACTGCGGGGCAGAACTCGTTGATGGACTCCTCATTCAGGTGATGCGACGAGTGTAGACAATGCGTGATGCGTGTCTCATCTTCACAAGATTCGCCTGCCGGTTCATAATCCCCGTCTTACTCGTCAAGTCTCCCAGCGGCTCTCGCGCCAAGTCCTCTCCGCAAAGGGCCAGGATTGCCTTCATGCGCTAACAAGGATGtccatcgccgtcatcaagccTCGAATTCAGCGATGAAGTCCTACTGTCTCACACCATTTCCCCGCATGGACATGGCTAAGAGTGCACGATCGTGAGCTCATGTCAGGCGATTCAGCATGGGTTCAGCATGGGCTATCATAAAGCCTAGGTGTCCGGTGTGGCGTCACCGTTAGTCGTCCAAGAAGCTGTCTCAGTTCGACCACAGGTGTGGGAGTAGAAACCAAGCTTAGTTCACAAGGCATCTTACCGTATCCAGCCTTTGCTGCAACTCCGACTGGTCAGATTGGGCAGACAACCCAAGGATCCCCCGCCAGCTGAGCCGTTGGAACTGTGGCGTGCGCGTGGACAGGACATTCATCAAGACTATCTCTAAAGCATGGCATCAGTCAGAAATGGTTCAGGCTCAGCTCGGGAAAGGGCGCGGTCCCAAAAGATCACTGGTGACCATAAAACTCCGTTTGCCGGCTCAGCCGAACCAGGGTCTCATTTTCAATTGTCATTGTATTGTGCTGCGCCCGCCAGCTGATTCCTTGTGTCTTGGGTGTTCGTATTCCACCCAATGGGACAGCATAGATGCCCTCAACACCACGGTGAGCTTGGCAGAGCATCGGGTCAACGCTACCAGCTACCTCCCTTTCAGGCACTTGACCGCGGTGGCCCAGATCTCTTCTGTAGATAATCAGATTGCGGGGGTCCTctgtctcagcctcttcgTATCCGTCGCTCAGTTGAGGCGTCTCAAGGGAATGTAATCAGTCCGTGATTCCGTTCGCGGTGGTGTGTTCATTCTTTTTCAGCCCCCACGGGGTGACATGTGAAGCTTTATCCATGCTCTGCCATGTTTCATGTAAGGGCACAAGCATTTGGAATGCGATTGCGTAGACATGTTGATTTATCATAATTTCCAATAGTGGTGATGTATTTTCAGCGGATTTGTTAGTAGCTTTTGCGTAAGCCGAGATCTCGACTGATGAGCCGCGGTTGAATCGAGGGGTAGCTTGTTGTCTAAGGTTGTGGGATATATGTAGCTGTTGTCATAACTCTATACCCATGTGTAGTTGAGGGGAACATGATATTCCTTGTTTGATAGCATCAGAATACGTAAACTGAAACCTAGTGTTAGTAGATGACGCAAACCAGTGGGCTCATAACCACCGGCAAAATCACAACGCGCACATCTCAATGCGCAGTTCCCGTAGACGTTGAATCTTGCaatattttttcttctccgcaaGAAGCGGTAGTCCCGCTAAAATATACACATTTGATCCCCGTCTAGCTCTTGCCCGCCGCCCGCTCTGCTTCCAGTTCCCTCTCGGCCTGCTGATAGTACTTGGCCGTGTCCACGCCGTGCTGGTTGTGGTTGACAAAGTTGAACCACGGTACTGTGCTGAAAAAGAGCGCAGAGTATCTGCTCTGTCGGGCCGCAACCCCCTGCAGGTGCGGGCTCAGCTTGCTCTCGCCATACAGAGGCTGTCCCGCCTTGACCTTGGAAACCATCTCTCGCATATCCATCTCCACTTCCCTTGAGTTCTCGGTAGCGCCGTAGAATCGAACTGTAAAGGGGTTTCAAAGAGTCAGTTGCCACAGTCTCGGCAGTTGCCGTCCAACAGTCGAACGAGTCTTCAGAACCAAGgatgccaaaaagaaaaatgaggGGTCGTGCGAAAAGAAACGTACGGGCTGATCGCTGGTAAAAGTAGAGGAAACCACCGGCCAAGCCAATGAATCCGGCTAACCGCATAGCTTTGGCAAAACCACCCCGGCCAACATGCGACGGGGCAAGCCTCTCGAGGGCATAGAGAGCGGCTGGTGCAAAGGCCGCAGAGGTTGCACCAGCTACATAGTCTGACGTTCTCGCATATCCGATAACCCGCTTAAAGTGACTGCCCAGAAACCCATCAGCATTCGTCAATTCGCCTTGTACACCACATAAAATTGTCCTGCCAGACAGAAAACCAGGGATTCCGAGGGTAAAACGTACGGGTCGTTGTCGATGAGCTAAATCCCATTCAAGTCAGTCAGCCGTAGGCTCGCCATTGCGCTGCCAATTGTGCGCCAAACGTACCGGATAGTCAGTCTCGACGACCTTGCTGGTCCCGACAAAGGACGCCGGGGTCTGCTTGGTCGTTGTCGAGGCCATTTTTGCTGTAGATTTGCGACCCCAAAATGCAGCGCTCAATTGGATCGAGAGATCTGAGGCCGAAGCTGCAACTTGCAATTGTTAGTGCCTTAGGAAACAAGATATCACGTGGGAGCATTGGTTGGCTTGGTCACGTGAATCAATTAAACATGGCGGATACGTACCGAGCTAAAGACGCGGTCCCCCCACCATGATAAGATAGAGAGAGACGCGTCTAGCTTGTAGGAAGAGCGATAGTAACGCCAATTGGATTATTGCAAGTAAATtgaaagcaaagcaaaacaagacaaaacgaaaaggagagaatcagaaaagaaaccaatCATGCCCTCAGCAGCTAAATTCGGACgtctgctggaggagcatgGCGATGATTTGGACGACTATGGTCTTGACGACTCGGACAATCCCTTTGGATCTCCCACTCCCCCACCAGAATCGTCTTCCAAAAAGCGAAAGGAGCCCGACTCTGGACTGGGAATTGAAGAGGAGGTTTCTGTTCAGAAACGAGTGAGAGTTCCAAATGTTaagcttgatgaagaaaggtAAAGTCTATATATACAGGTACTAAGTCAGTGTAAAAGGATTTTATGTTAACTCTTCTACCTAGATTGCTAGGTCCAGCTGGAATCCCCAAGCTGAGAAGACGAGCTTTCGGCCTCAAGCTAAAAGGAAAGGGCCACGAGGTACGCATATTTCACCATCATTGATTCATAATTACACTTGACTAATTTCTATTTTCCACGGTCTAAAGTTCTCAGACGCTTCAAGACTCCTCTCCTTCTACCAGCTATGGCTCGACGACCTCTTCCCCAAAGCCCGGTTcctcgatgccctcgccATGGTTGAGAAAGCCGGCCACAAAAAGGCCCTTGTGAGCGCACGAAGCGAATGGATCAATGAAGGCCGCCCCAAGGCcagcaacgacgacgatgacgagctgGACATTGGAGCTGTAGCCATTACCGAGGACTCGCAAGTGACGGAAGGCGGCATTCCCGCGCAAAGGACGCAAAAGACTCCAGAGAGAGACGATATCCctgatgacgatgacttATACGGCGCTACGCCCCGAGGACCAGCGCGAACGGCAGACGCTCTTCGTCCTGCGCCGTCAAACGACGCccccgacgacgacgacctgGAAGCTCTCATGGCCGAAGCCGAAAGCATGGATAATCGACAAGCCCCTGCTGCCACAACGAAGCAAAATAGCGCGTCTGGCACTCATCACttagacgaagaagacgatttAGACGCCCTCATTGCGGAAGCAGAAGTGCAAGACCGCTCTAGCGGACATTCTGCGGAGAATGGCACGAGCAACACCACTTCCAATGACAAGGGGCACGACTTtgcggatgaagaggaagccatgcaggagatggagggatTGTGGTAAGCCTGGCTGACTGGCTATGTAGGGTGAACGGGGACGGGTGTGTAAAGTGAATTGGAATTGGGCATATGTTCATTTAGCCGGCGTTTATTGGGAGAGGACTTGTTTTGCATTGGCGTTAAGAGGGCTGTAGAcgatatgatgatgacttggGTATATAGCGAACATATGGATCAACGAGCTCTGGACTACCTGCTGTAGACGAATCACTTTAAATTGTGCATGACCAGAGGTAAATGTTTGTAATATTCTACATATCATGTGTGGACAGTCACGGACCGTATCATTTCCATAACCAAATGCTAATGTTTATAATACCTAGTCTACATGTCATGTGTTAATGGTTGTATACAGTACATAGGTATTATGTGTGGACAGTCATGGACAATATTGGAAACAATAAAATGGTAGTGGCAACAGTGGTATTGTGTTGTTGCTATCTAGAGTACAAGATATCATAAAGATTAAAGATATAAAGGCTTCATAAACGGCTCTTTTTTCAGCCGTGAAGCTCATTTCGCTTTGCGCCATAACCGTTACATAGACGTAGCCACCCCTTTGTGTGGCTATCCCGTCTGCCCATCCCATTTGAAAAGTAAACAAACATTCCCTAGATAAAACCCTCAACTACTTTGAAAACGATGGAATTTGATATTGGTGATTGCGTTGTCGACGTCGTCGACGTTGTTGGTCTGCCGGGGCGCTTCTCTTGGGATCGAGAGCCGCGGCCTGCTTGTGTCGAATCCTCCGCTCCTCGACTTTTAGGGCCCACAAGAGGGTGAGGAGGACTTCCCTAGACGGCAAAGTCACGCTGCGTAGAGATTGAGTCAGTTCGCTATCGCCGCGCGTCGCACAAGACTCGGAGGCCGAGATCCCGTCCCGATCGTCGCGTCCCTCAGACACCAACCGCAATGCCTCCATCGTCGCATCCAAGAGAGGACGCGCCAGACTGGGGCTGCTGGATAGGATGGTCCGAAGAGATTTGAGTCTCAAGGTCGTGGATCTCGAGGTCGAGCTCGTGGTCCGCAGCGGCATAGTTGCGCGCTGCCACAATGTCATAGGCGGCGTGGTTTGCGTCGTCTGTGAGGAAGTCGTTGATGTCGAAGTCGTAGTCGGAGGGGAGAGGATTCGTGAAGCAGGTGGCAGAGTCACCAGCCATATAATCGTCGTCAAGAGTTGAGGAGTTGGGCGAAGCGAGAAGTGAGCTTTCGAGGACATAGCGATCTGCATCAAGGGCCGTTGACAGGCCGAAAGCAGCGCCGAGGCTGAAAGGAACATCATCTTGATGTACAGAGTCCAAGCCAAGGCAGTTTGCGCCGGAGTGAGAGAAGACAGGGACAGGGGCATCTCCACCGATTGACACTGCGGGTCGCACAACATCTCTGCAGGACGTTGTGTCGAATCAGTGGAGACGGTCTGTTGGctgttcttctcctcctcctcagcttcctcttcttgctcttcctcttcgtggGGGAATTTCTCGTCGGGGATGGGGGTGAGTGCgggtgagagagaggcggggTTCACGGTGGGGTTGACCGCGGAGCGCATCATCTGGTCCATCAAGGACTGTTCAGTGGTAATGTTTTGGCCATCTTGTGAGCCGAATAGTTGTTGAGATAGTGTGATGTTGTCTTGGAGAGAGTCgaggggagaggatgagCGGGTGACGACACCGGAGCTGCGTCGGAAGCGgttgagctcctcgaccAGGATCAGGTTTGTCTTTTGGGCGTTGTGGAGAAGCGTCTCTAGTTCCTTGTTGCGCTTCTCGAGAGCCTCAACCtcgagcctcttcctctctcgtGATGACTGCGCAGCGCGGCGGTTCCGAAGAACACGCTCAACGCGGCGCTgttccttttcatcttcagtCTTGGCTCGTTTTCTGCAGGCGCAAGCTTGGTTAGTACTACGTCATGTGTTGCTCTGGTGTAAGACCAGGACATACC
This genomic stretch from Trichoderma breve strain T069 chromosome 1, whole genome shotgun sequence harbors:
- a CDS encoding NADH-ubiquinone oxidoreductase complex i, 21 kDa subunit domain-containing protein; protein product: MASTTTKQTPASFVGTSKVVETDYPLIDNDPHFKRVIGYARTSDYVAGATSAAFAPAALYALERLAPSHVGRGGFAKAMRLAGFIGLAGGFLYFYQRSALRFYGATENSREVEMDMREMVSKVKAGQPLYGESKLSPHLQGVAARQSRYSALFFSTVPWFNFVNHNQHGVDTAKYYQQAERELEAERAAGKS
- a CDS encoding replication fork protection component swi3 domain-containing protein, giving the protein MPSAAKFGRLLEEHGDDLDDYGLDDSDNPFGSPTPPPESSSKKRKEPDSGLGIEEEVSVQKRVRVPNVKLDEERLLGPAGIPKLRRRAFGLKLKGKGHEFSDASRLLSFYQLWLDDLFPKARFLDALAMVEKAGHKKALVSARSEWINEGRPKASNDDDDELDIGAVAITEDSQVTEGGIPAQRTQKTPERDDIPDDDDLYGATPRGPARTADALRPAPSNDAPDDDDLEALMAEAENEEDDLDALIAEAEVQDRSSGHSAENGTSNTTSNDKGHDFADEEEAMQEMEGLW
- a CDS encoding basic region leucine zipper domain-containing protein gives rise to the protein MAFQQSPLLKFEASPAESFLSAPGDNFSSLFADSSSIPSTLNPKEMMTPDSFADDRLDSRLSAIPESPEADNDDMDMAATEHSSSEKKPVKKRKSWGQVLPEPKTNLPPRKRAKTEDEKEQRRVERVLRNRRAAQSSRERKRLEVEALEKRNKELETLLHNAQKTNLILVEELNRFRRSSGVVTRSSSPLDSLQDNITLSQQLFGSQDGQNITTEQSLMDQMMRSAVNPTVNPASLSPALTPIPDEKFPHEEEEQEEEAEEEEKNSQQTVSTDSTQRPAEMFSLLASPNSSTLDDDYMAGDSATCFTNPLPSDYDFDINDFLTDDANHAAYDIVAARNYAAADHELDLEIHDLETQISSDHPIQQPQSGASSLGCDDGGIAVGV